In Dysgonomonadaceae bacterium zrk40, one genomic interval encodes:
- a CDS encoding AMP nucleosidase — protein MRTKQEIVENWLPRYTKRALADFTGFILLTNFQKYVEIFAEHFKVPILGADANMPNASAEGITIINFGMGSANAATVMDLLSAVKPTAVLFLGKCGGLKARSELGDYILPIAAIRGEGTSNDYFPPEVPSLPAFSLLRAVSSNIRDFGRDYWTGTVYTTNRRVWEYDDDFKGYLRQVRALAVDMETATIFTCGFANHISTGALLLVSDQPLISTGVKTEKSDQHVTENFVEEHVKIGIKSLSSIMNNGSTIKHLRFDW, from the coding sequence ATGAGAACGAAACAAGAAATCGTGGAGAACTGGCTTCCCAGGTACACCAAAAGAGCTCTTGCCGATTTCACCGGCTTTATCCTGCTGACCAACTTTCAGAAGTATGTGGAGATCTTCGCGGAGCACTTCAAGGTGCCCATTTTGGGTGCCGATGCCAACATGCCAAACGCCTCCGCCGAGGGAATCACCATCATCAACTTCGGAATGGGCAGTGCCAATGCAGCCACGGTGATGGATCTGCTGAGCGCCGTGAAGCCTACGGCAGTCCTCTTCCTGGGCAAGTGCGGCGGCCTGAAAGCACGCAGTGAGCTGGGGGATTACATCCTACCCATTGCTGCCATCAGAGGCGAGGGAACCTCCAATGACTACTTCCCACCAGAAGTACCCTCACTACCGGCATTCAGCCTCCTGCGTGCAGTCTCATCCAACATCCGCGACTTCGGGAGGGACTACTGGACCGGGACCGTCTACACCACCAACCGCCGTGTGTGGGAGTACGACGATGACTTCAAGGGATACCTCCGGCAGGTACGTGCCCTGGCAGTTGATATGGAGACCGCCACGATCTTCACCTGTGGTTTTGCCAACCATATCTCCACCGGAGCACTGTTGTTGGTCTCCGACCAACCATTGATCTCCACCGGCGTGAAAACAGAGAAGAGTGACCAGCATGTCACCGAGAACTTCGTGGAAGAGCATGTGAAGATAGGTATCAAATCGCTCTCCTCCATCATGAACAACGGATCCACCATCAAGCACCTCCGTTTCGACTGGTGA
- the ung gene encoding uracil-DNA glycosylase, which produces MEVKIEESWKELLKNEFEQPYFEELTRFVREAYRSGTVYPPAKLIFQAFDRCPFERVKVVIVGQDPYHQPGQAHGLCFSVNDGIALPPSLLNIYKELQNDIGKPPAASGNLEKWATQGVLLLNATLTVEANRAGSHQGKGWERFTDRVIERLAKERENLVFILWGAYAQRKGEGIDANRHLVLKSPHPSPLSAHRGFFGNNHFSSANAYLTAHGKEPIVW; this is translated from the coding sequence ATGGAAGTGAAAATTGAAGAGAGTTGGAAGGAACTGTTAAAGAATGAGTTTGAACAGCCCTATTTCGAAGAGCTGACCCGTTTCGTACGGGAGGCATACCGCTCAGGAACAGTCTATCCCCCGGCGAAGTTGATTTTTCAGGCTTTCGACCGCTGCCCCTTTGAGCGGGTGAAGGTGGTCATCGTGGGGCAAGATCCCTATCACCAGCCGGGGCAAGCCCACGGGCTCTGTTTCTCGGTGAACGACGGAATTGCGCTGCCTCCCTCTCTGCTGAATATCTACAAGGAGCTGCAGAATGACATAGGAAAACCACCCGCTGCTTCCGGCAATCTTGAAAAGTGGGCCACGCAGGGGGTGCTGCTGCTCAATGCAACCCTCACGGTTGAGGCCAACCGCGCAGGTTCACACCAGGGCAAGGGATGGGAACGATTCACCGACAGGGTTATTGAACGGCTGGCAAAAGAAAGGGAAAACCTTGTCTTTATACTTTGGGGAGCATATGCACAACGAAAAGGGGAGGGTATTGATGCGAATAGGCATCTTGTTTTAAAGTCACCGCATCCTTCGCCACTATCTGCACACCGCGGTTTTTTTGGTAACAACCATTTCAGCAGCGCAAACGCCTATCTCACGGCTCATGGAAAAGAGCCGATTGTCTGGTAG
- the holA gene encoding DNA polymerase III subunit delta: MAASTKNSYEAIRADILQGHFHPVYLLMGDEGYFIDRLTDLLEEKVLTETEKDFNMLTFYGVDSDVHTIIAAARRYPMMAEHQLIVVKEAQNLPKFEELDHYVSNPMPSTVMVINYRHGKVDKRKALVKNIERIGVVFESKKLYDNQIPPFIVSWFREQSITIDEKSAQMLTDYVGNDISKLIPQLEKLMVSLPAGNKRVTAELVEQNVGISKDFNTFELQKAIIRKDLLTANRIVDHFGKNPKEYPMMATVAVLFNYFSNLLECYWLPSRDEQSVMAALQIRSSFFARDYMTGLRHYSAAKVMEIISYLRRFDAASKGVDNVSATQYELLRELVYRIMH, encoded by the coding sequence ATGGCAGCATCAACCAAAAACAGCTACGAGGCCATCCGTGCCGATATCCTGCAGGGACACTTTCATCCGGTCTACCTGTTGATGGGGGATGAGGGTTACTTCATTGACCGTCTCACCGATCTGCTGGAAGAAAAGGTGCTCACCGAAACGGAGAAGGATTTCAACATGCTCACCTTTTACGGTGTGGATTCCGATGTGCATACCATCATCGCGGCGGCGCGCAGATATCCCATGATGGCAGAACATCAGCTGATCGTGGTGAAAGAGGCCCAGAATCTTCCTAAGTTTGAGGAACTGGATCATTATGTCAGCAATCCAATGCCATCAACCGTGATGGTGATCAACTACCGCCACGGCAAGGTAGACAAACGGAAGGCATTGGTGAAAAACATAGAGAGGATTGGGGTGGTTTTTGAATCGAAAAAACTGTACGACAATCAAATTCCCCCGTTCATTGTCTCCTGGTTCAGGGAACAGTCGATCACCATCGACGAGAAGTCGGCACAGATGCTTACCGATTATGTGGGTAACGACATCAGCAAACTAATCCCCCAGCTGGAAAAACTGATGGTATCACTTCCTGCCGGCAACAAGAGGGTGACCGCTGAACTGGTAGAACAAAATGTGGGCATCAGCAAGGACTTCAATACCTTCGAACTGCAGAAGGCAATCATCCGCAAGGATCTGCTGACGGCAAACCGCATTGTGGATCACTTCGGCAAAAACCCTAAGGAATACCCGATGATGGCTACAGTGGCTGTCCTCTTCAATTACTTCAGCAACCTGTTGGAGTGCTACTGGCTCCCGAGCAGGGATGAACAGTCGGTGATGGCTGCATTGCAGATCAGGAGCAGCTTTTTTGCACGCGATTACATGACCGGACTGAGGCATTACAGTGCAGCCAAGGTGATGGAGATCATCTCTTACTTGCGACGTTTCGATGCCGCCTCAAAAGGGGTGGACAACGTTTCCGCCACGCAGTATGAACTGCTGCGCGAACTGGTCTATCGTATCATGCATTAG
- the sufB gene encoding Fe-S cluster assembly protein SufB: MQELDQDQILNELTSQEYKFGFTTDVETEVIEKGLSEDVIRLISSKKEEPEWMLEFRLKAYRHWLTMEQPEWAHLKIPAINFQDIIYYADPTKRKTPQSLDEVDPELLKTFERLGIPLEEQKQLTGVAVDAVMDSVSVKTTFKEVLAEKGIIFSSFSEAVKHHPDLVRKYMGSVVPYKDNYYAALNSAVFSDGSFVYIPKGVRCPMELSTYFRINTANTGQFERTLIVADDDSYVSYLEGCTAPMRDENQLHAAIVEIVTLENAEVKYSTVQNWYPGDKNGKGGVYNFVTKRGICKGNHSKISWTQVETGSAITWKYPSCILAGDYSVGEFYSVAVTNNFQQADTGTKMIHLGKNTRSRIVSKGISAGSSNNSYRGLVKVTKKAENARNHSQCDSLLLTDHCGAHTFPYTDIQNPTAILEHEATTSKISEDQIFYCNQRGLGEEEAIGLIVNGYVKEVVNKLPMEFAVEAQKLLQISLEGSVG, translated from the coding sequence ATGCAAGAACTGGATCAGGATCAGATATTAAACGAATTAACGTCACAGGAATATAAATTTGGTTTCACAACAGATGTAGAAACCGAAGTGATTGAAAAAGGACTCAGCGAAGATGTCATCCGACTGATATCTTCAAAGAAGGAGGAACCCGAGTGGATGTTGGAATTCAGGTTAAAAGCTTACCGCCACTGGCTCACGATGGAGCAGCCGGAGTGGGCACACCTGAAGATACCTGCCATCAATTTTCAGGATATCATCTACTACGCCGATCCCACCAAACGCAAAACCCCCCAGAGCCTCGACGAGGTGGATCCGGAGCTCCTTAAAACATTTGAGCGACTCGGCATTCCACTGGAAGAACAGAAGCAGCTCACCGGTGTAGCGGTCGATGCGGTTATGGACAGCGTCTCTGTAAAAACCACTTTCAAGGAGGTGCTCGCCGAAAAAGGGATCATCTTCAGTTCCTTCAGTGAGGCGGTGAAACATCACCCCGACCTGGTGAGAAAGTATATGGGCTCCGTGGTCCCCTACAAGGACAATTACTATGCTGCCCTCAACTCGGCAGTCTTCAGCGACGGCTCCTTTGTTTACATCCCGAAGGGTGTGCGCTGCCCGATGGAACTCTCCACCTATTTCCGAATCAACACGGCCAACACGGGTCAGTTTGAACGTACCCTGATCGTGGCCGATGACGACTCTTACGTGAGTTACCTGGAGGGTTGCACCGCGCCGATGCGCGATGAGAACCAATTGCATGCCGCCATCGTGGAGATCGTGACACTCGAAAACGCGGAGGTGAAATATTCTACCGTGCAGAACTGGTACCCCGGCGACAAGAATGGTAAGGGTGGTGTCTACAACTTCGTGACCAAACGGGGAATCTGCAAGGGCAACCACTCCAAAATCTCCTGGACACAGGTGGAGACTGGCTCAGCCATCACCTGGAAGTACCCCTCCTGCATCCTCGCCGGCGACTACTCGGTGGGTGAATTCTACTCTGTGGCGGTGACCAATAACTTCCAGCAGGCTGATACGGGTACCAAGATGATCCACCTGGGCAAGAACACCCGCAGCCGCATCGTCTCCAAGGGCATCTCGGCCGGCAGCAGCAACAACAGCTACCGGGGACTGGTAAAAGTGACCAAGAAGGCTGAAAACGCCCGCAACCACTCACAGTGCGACAGTCTGTTGCTTACCGATCATTGCGGTGCACACACTTTCCCCTATACCGATATCCAGAACCCGACAGCCATTCTCGAACACGAGGCAACCACCTCCAAGATCAGCGAAGATCAGATCTTCTACTGCAACCAGCGTGGCTTGGGCGAAGAGGAGGCCATCGGTCTGATCGTGAACGGTTACGTGAAAGAGGTGGTGAACAAGCTCCCGATGGAGTTTGCAGTGGAAGCGCAAAAACTGCTTCAAATCAGTCTTGAAGGTAGTGTGGGATAA
- a CDS encoding helix-turn-helix transcriptional regulator, whose product MKDRIKKIMEIEHLSPTQFADRLQINRAVISHILNGRNNPSLDVVTKILGEMNYINPDWLLNGNGSIFKEGIDPDAIAKEPDLFHQDNAEQGKSKGETNHAQEMAFKELPFEMKESGEKRVTPQREREKNITQIIIYYDDSTFETFIPPIH is encoded by the coding sequence ATGAAAGATCGCATCAAAAAAATCATGGAAATCGAACATTTGTCGCCAACACAGTTTGCCGACAGATTGCAAATCAACCGTGCTGTCATCTCCCATATACTAAATGGCAGGAACAATCCAAGTCTGGACGTAGTGACAAAGATATTGGGTGAAATGAACTACATCAATCCGGATTGGCTGCTCAATGGGAACGGTTCCATCTTTAAAGAGGGCATTGATCCCGACGCCATCGCAAAAGAGCCCGATTTATTTCACCAGGATAACGCAGAACAAGGTAAGAGCAAGGGTGAAACAAATCATGCGCAGGAAATGGCCTTTAAGGAACTCCCTTTTGAGATGAAAGAATCTGGTGAAAAGAGAGTTACGCCGCAAAGGGAACGTGAAAAGAATATCACACAGATAATCATCTACTACGACGACAGCACGTTTGAGACATTTATACCGCCCATTCACTAG
- a CDS encoding type I restriction enzyme HsdR N-terminal domain-containing protein: protein MYPLNLPSYDAKIRKKGESQEIFDPLRRKYVVLTPEEWVRQHFVNYLVQVKGYPASRIANETAIRLNSLSRRCDTVVYDKQLEPLMILEYKEPRVTITQQVFDQVARYNSVLRVPYIVVSNGISHFCYRIDFTTLAYQFLTDIPFYSELSELNLEL from the coding sequence ATGTACCCGTTAAATTTGCCATCCTACGATGCAAAAATCAGAAAAAAGGGCGAGTCGCAGGAGATATTTGATCCTCTGCGCAGGAAGTATGTGGTGCTGACACCTGAGGAGTGGGTTCGCCAACATTTCGTGAACTACCTGGTTCAGGTGAAAGGTTATCCTGCCTCACGCATCGCCAATGAAACTGCCATACGGCTCAATTCGCTCTCTCGCAGATGCGATACGGTAGTATATGACAAGCAGTTGGAACCGCTGATGATCCTGGAATACAAGGAACCAAGGGTGACAATCACCCAGCAGGTATTCGACCAGGTGGCGCGCTACAACAGCGTGCTGCGGGTGCCTTACATTGTAGTTTCAAACGGCATCAGTCACTTCTGTTACCGGATCGATTTCACCACGCTTGCCTACCAGTTTCTGACCGATATACCGTTCTACAGTGAGTTGTCAGAATTGAACCTTGAACTATGA
- a CDS encoding dihydroorotate dehydrogenase electron transfer subunit translates to MKQLDFTVRSNDKLNDQNHLLKVVPSDNEQLPEMLPGQFVQILVENAQHTFLRRPISINNIVPERNEIWLLVQSVGEGTQKLCEMAVGGRLNMLVPLGNSFTIPSNPGSYLLVGGGVGTAPLLFLGKKLHERGIACDFLLGGASEKNILQRSDFTAYGTLYCTTEDGSLGEKGYVTHHPVLQHKKYDFIFTCGPKPMMVAVARYAHERGIVCEASLENLMACGFGACLCCVEKTTRGNLCACTEGPVFDINELTWLD, encoded by the coding sequence ATGAAACAACTCGATTTCACCGTTCGCTCAAATGATAAACTGAACGACCAGAACCATCTGTTAAAGGTTGTCCCCAGCGACAATGAACAGCTGCCGGAGATGCTTCCCGGTCAGTTTGTACAGATTTTGGTTGAAAATGCGCAACATACCTTCCTGCGACGACCCATCTCCATCAATAACATTGTACCGGAAAGGAACGAGATTTGGCTACTGGTGCAATCAGTGGGTGAAGGTACCCAAAAGCTATGTGAGATGGCTGTCGGGGGGCGACTCAACATGCTGGTTCCACTGGGCAACAGCTTCACCATCCCCTCCAACCCCGGAAGCTACCTGCTGGTGGGTGGCGGCGTGGGGACGGCTCCCCTCCTGTTCCTGGGAAAGAAGCTGCATGAGAGAGGCATAGCGTGCGATTTCCTACTGGGAGGAGCTTCGGAAAAAAACATCCTGCAGCGATCCGACTTCACAGCGTATGGTACGCTCTACTGCACTACCGAAGATGGATCACTCGGTGAGAAGGGATACGTTACACATCACCCGGTGCTGCAGCACAAGAAATATGACTTCATCTTCACCTGTGGTCCCAAGCCAATGATGGTGGCGGTGGCACGCTATGCCCATGAAAGGGGGATCGTTTGTGAGGCATCGCTCGAGAACCTGATGGCGTGTGGATTCGGTGCCTGCCTCTGCTGCGTGGAAAAAACAACCCGTGGCAATCTCTGTGCCTGCACCGAGGGGCCCGTATTTGACATAAATGAATTGACATGGCTCGATTAG
- a CDS encoding glutathione peroxidase — protein sequence MIALLLIIITPGCNGQNRQQQAAKEVTTDLPGIESRNSKSTLHDFKVTDIDGNEFDLATLKGKKVLVVNVASRCGLTPQYEDLQKLYSTYQDKNFTIIGFPANNFNDQEPGTNQEIKEFCTGNYGVTFPMMDKISVKGDEIAPLYSWLTQKAENGVLDQEVTWNFQKYMIDEQGHLVDVVMPRESPLSDKIIDWIRQD from the coding sequence ATGATTGCACTCCTTTTAATAATCATCACACCGGGATGCAATGGTCAGAACAGACAGCAACAGGCAGCAAAAGAGGTGACGACAGATTTACCCGGCATTGAGAGCCGAAATTCCAAAAGTACGCTGCACGACTTCAAGGTGACAGACATCGACGGGAATGAATTCGACCTGGCTACGCTGAAAGGTAAAAAGGTGTTGGTGGTGAACGTCGCCTCCCGTTGCGGATTGACTCCCCAGTATGAGGATTTGCAGAAACTATACAGCACCTATCAGGATAAGAATTTCACAATCATTGGATTCCCGGCGAACAACTTCAATGATCAGGAACCCGGCACGAATCAGGAGATCAAAGAGTTCTGCACCGGCAATTATGGGGTCACCTTCCCAATGATGGATAAGATCAGCGTGAAGGGCGATGAGATAGCACCGCTCTACAGCTGGCTCACCCAAAAGGCTGAGAACGGTGTGTTGGACCAGGAGGTGACCTGGAATTTTCAGAAATACATGATTGATGAGCAGGGACACCTGGTGGATGTGGTGATGCCCCGTGAGAGTCCCCTGAGCGATAAGATTATCGACTGGATCCGGCAGGACTAA
- the panB gene encoding 3-methyl-2-oxobutanoate hydroxymethyltransferase gives MEQQKGYLTTDDKRKVTTHRLMEMKQRGEKISMLTAYDYSMATVIDQAGMDVILVGDSASNVMVGNTTTLPMTVEQMIYHGKSVMNGVKRAMVVIDMPFGSYQGNPREAVANAVRIMKETGADCLKLEGGREIMESVKLILSAGIPIMGHLGLMPQSINKYGTYAVRAEDEVEAMRLVDDAHLLQEAGCCSLVLEKIPSMLAKKVADELTIPVIGIGAGHHVDGQVLVMHDMLGLNKGFSPRFLRRYANLFEEITIAVQNYIKDVKTADFPSEKESY, from the coding sequence ATGGAACAGCAGAAAGGTTATCTAACCACAGACGACAAAAGAAAAGTGACCACCCACCGTCTGATGGAAATGAAACAACGGGGTGAGAAAATATCGATGCTTACGGCATACGATTACTCAATGGCGACTGTGATCGACCAGGCCGGGATGGATGTGATCCTGGTGGGCGACTCGGCATCGAACGTGATGGTGGGCAATACCACCACGCTGCCCATGACCGTAGAGCAGATGATTTACCACGGTAAGTCAGTGATGAACGGTGTGAAGAGAGCCATGGTGGTGATCGACATGCCTTTCGGAAGCTACCAGGGAAACCCCCGGGAAGCGGTGGCCAACGCGGTACGGATCATGAAGGAGACGGGAGCCGATTGCCTCAAGCTGGAAGGGGGCAGGGAGATCATGGAATCGGTGAAGCTGATTCTCAGCGCCGGCATCCCCATCATGGGTCACCTGGGACTGATGCCCCAGTCGATCAACAAGTATGGCACCTATGCAGTAAGAGCTGAAGATGAAGTGGAAGCAATGAGACTGGTGGACGATGCCCACCTGCTGCAAGAGGCGGGTTGCTGCTCATTGGTGCTGGAGAAGATACCTTCTATGCTGGCAAAAAAAGTTGCGGATGAGCTGACAATACCGGTCATCGGTATCGGCGCCGGCCACCATGTGGATGGTCAGGTATTGGTGATGCACGACATGCTGGGGCTGAACAAGGGCTTTTCACCCCGTTTCCTGCGCCGCTACGCCAATTTATTCGAAGAGATAACCATTGCCGTACAAAACTACATTAAGGACGTTAAAACGGCTGATTTCCCCTCAGAAAAGGAGTCTTACTAG
- a CDS encoding YceI family protein codes for MKKGLFLLITLFAAFAVTAQSHYKVDPAHTSVNFKVKHSGITFVNGKFEKFDGGIIGSLDKMEEARVFFNVEVGSINTSVEMRDNHLRSADFFDAEKYPSMSFESTSVEKVDDKKYKLNGKLQIKDVTKDVTFDVIYGGVVKGQDGGETAGFIAKTTINRLDYNVAYDPDGLGIGKEVMITLYLEFKSAVL; via the coding sequence ATGAAAAAAGGACTCTTTCTACTGATCACCCTCTTTGCTGCATTCGCCGTTACGGCACAGTCGCACTACAAGGTTGATCCTGCCCACACCTCGGTGAACTTTAAAGTGAAGCACAGTGGCATCACCTTTGTGAATGGAAAATTCGAGAAGTTCGACGGTGGCATCATCGGCAGCCTCGACAAGATGGAGGAGGCAAGGGTATTCTTCAACGTGGAGGTGGGAAGCATCAACACGAGTGTCGAGATGCGTGACAACCATCTGCGCAGTGCCGATTTCTTTGATGCAGAGAAGTATCCCTCCATGTCTTTCGAAAGCACCAGCGTTGAGAAGGTGGATGACAAGAAGTACAAGCTCAATGGCAAGCTACAGATTAAGGATGTCACCAAGGATGTCACCTTCGATGTGATCTACGGTGGCGTGGTGAAGGGTCAGGATGGTGGTGAGACGGCAGGCTTCATTGCCAAAACTACCATCAACCGACTCGATTACAATGTGGCTTATGACCCCGATGGATTGGGCATTGGCAAGGAGGTGATGATCACACTCTATCTCGAGTTCAAGAGTGCCGTACTGTAA
- a CDS encoding dihydroorotate dehydrogenase, whose amino-acid sequence MARLEVTIGSMLLRNPVMTASGTFGYGTEYTDFMDLGRLGGIFVKGTTLEPRQGNDYPRMAETPSGMLNAVGLHNKGVDYFVEQIYPVIKDYDTRMIVNVSGSTVEDYVACTEKLVGLEKIPAIELNISCPNVKEGGMAFGTTCASAAQVTRAVRRVYPGTLIVKLSPNVTDIAEIARSVEAEGADSVSLVNTFLGMAIDAESRRPKLSTVTGGLSGPCIKPIALRMVWQVFHAVNIPVIGMGGICNWEDAIEFILAGATAIQVGTCNFIDPSVSVKIVEGIEAYLQRHNIASVTDLVGAMETA is encoded by the coding sequence ATGGCTCGATTAGAAGTAACAATAGGCAGTATGCTGCTGCGCAACCCGGTGATGACCGCCTCGGGCACCTTCGGCTACGGTACCGAATATACCGATTTCATGGATCTGGGTCGTCTCGGCGGCATCTTCGTGAAGGGTACCACCCTGGAACCGCGCCAGGGGAACGACTACCCCAGGATGGCGGAGACGCCTTCCGGCATGCTCAATGCGGTGGGACTACATAACAAGGGGGTCGATTATTTCGTTGAGCAGATCTACCCGGTGATAAAGGATTACGACACCCGGATGATCGTCAACGTTTCCGGTTCCACCGTGGAAGATTATGTGGCCTGCACCGAGAAGCTGGTGGGTCTTGAAAAAATTCCCGCCATCGAACTCAACATCTCCTGCCCCAATGTGAAGGAGGGAGGGATGGCTTTCGGTACCACCTGTGCCTCGGCAGCACAGGTTACCAGAGCGGTACGCAGGGTCTATCCCGGCACTTTGATTGTCAAACTCTCTCCCAACGTCACCGACATTGCGGAGATTGCACGCTCGGTGGAGGCAGAGGGAGCCGATTCGGTCTCTCTGGTAAACACCTTCCTGGGAATGGCCATCGATGCCGAGAGCAGACGGCCGAAACTCTCCACCGTGACGGGAGGACTCTCCGGTCCCTGCATCAAACCCATCGCCCTGAGAATGGTATGGCAGGTCTTTCATGCAGTCAACATACCGGTAATCGGCATGGGTGGCATCTGTAACTGGGAGGATGCCATAGAGTTCATCCTGGCCGGCGCTACCGCCATTCAGGTGGGCACCTGCAACTTCATCGACCCCTCGGTATCGGTGAAGATTGTGGAGGGCATTGAGGCCTACCTACAACGACACAACATCGCATCGGTGACCGACCTGGTGGGTGCGATGGAAACAGCATGA
- a CDS encoding aspartate--ammonia ligase, whose translation MSKLQIPDGYIPLLNLKQTELGIKSIKDFFQVNLSSELRLRRVTAPLFVESGTGINDDLNGVERPVRFPIKDMNDKHAEIVHSLAKWKRLTLADYEIEEGFGIYTDMNAIRADEELDNLHSLYVDQWDWELVISEKERTVEFLKNVVRRIYAAMLRTEYLVFELFPSITPQLPSEITFIHAEELLQRYPDMDAKQREDAITKEFGAVFIIGIGAPLSNGEPHDGRAPDYDDWSTIAADGYPGLNGDLLVWNPVLKKSVELSSMGIRVDATALASQLKARGKEERHSLYFHRRLMNNELPLSIGGGIGQSRLCMYYLRKAHIGEIQASLWPRQMREEAKEQGVFLI comes from the coding sequence ATGTCAAAATTGCAAATCCCAGATGGTTACATACCGCTCTTGAATCTCAAACAGACCGAGTTGGGAATCAAAAGCATCAAGGATTTCTTTCAGGTCAATCTCTCATCCGAGCTTCGTCTGAGAAGGGTGACCGCACCACTTTTCGTGGAGAGCGGAACCGGGATCAATGACGACCTGAACGGCGTGGAGCGTCCGGTTCGTTTTCCCATCAAGGACATGAACGACAAGCATGCCGAGATCGTACACTCCCTGGCCAAATGGAAGCGGTTGACCCTGGCCGACTATGAAATTGAAGAGGGTTTTGGCATCTATACCGATATGAATGCCATACGGGCCGATGAAGAGCTGGATAACCTTCATTCACTTTATGTGGATCAGTGGGACTGGGAGCTGGTGATCAGTGAAAAGGAGAGAACCGTGGAATTTCTTAAGAACGTTGTCAGGAGAATCTACGCCGCCATGCTCCGCACTGAATACCTGGTATTTGAACTCTTTCCCTCCATCACACCGCAGCTTCCCTCAGAGATCACCTTCATCCATGCTGAAGAGCTCCTGCAGCGCTATCCCGATATGGATGCCAAACAGCGGGAAGATGCCATCACGAAAGAATTTGGCGCTGTCTTCATCATCGGGATCGGAGCTCCCCTGAGTAACGGTGAGCCGCATGACGGACGTGCACCCGATTACGACGACTGGAGCACAATCGCTGCGGATGGTTACCCCGGCCTGAACGGTGATCTCCTTGTATGGAATCCTGTTCTGAAGAAATCGGTGGAGCTCTCCTCCATGGGGATACGTGTCGATGCCACCGCACTGGCCTCTCAGCTGAAGGCTCGAGGCAAGGAGGAGCGTCACTCGCTCTACTTTCACCGGCGACTGATGAACAATGAATTGCCACTTTCCATTGGAGGCGGCATCGGCCAGTCGCGCCTCTGCATGTACTACCTGCGCAAGGCTCACATTGGAGAGATTCAGGCAAGCCTTTGGCCCCGGCAGATGCGTGAAGAAGCAAAAGAACAGGGTGTATTTCTGATCTGA